One Glycine soja cultivar W05 chromosome 2, ASM419377v2, whole genome shotgun sequence genomic region harbors:
- the LOC114386680 gene encoding methyltransferase-like protein 7B isoform X3, translating to MNLHCASLAATISSVCSINEATHKSRTLQKRVNSDAPIKLSTEFLSHDSLEPTTKPCFCGRRHFIEAATLGTTLFPIQPSRATNPPREYTALLKKFHPPRPDWYEEFYASVMNSATKDYEAEVAMYKSQIFGNLKGKGLRILEIGIGTGPNLCYYASGSGVEVVGIDPNPKMEKYARSSAASAGLPTSNFEFIQAVGEAIPLSDASVDAVVGTLVLCSVKDVDMTLKDGTFLKFMQRVLDPLQQTLADGCHLSRETGNDISRAGFSSVELNTAFLSSATFINPHAYGIAYK from the exons ATGAATCTTCATTGTGCTTCTCTTGCTGCAACGATATCTTCCGTTTGCTCCATCAATGAAGCCACACACAAGTCTCGCACGCTTCAGAAGCGAGTCAACTCGGACGCGCCAATCAAACTCAGCACCGAGTTTCTCTCCCATGACTCGCTGGAACCCACCACCAAACCATGCTTCTGTGGAAGAAGACACTTCATTGAAGCTGCAACACTGGGAACTACCCTATTTCCAATACAACCCTCCAGAGCCACCAACCCACCACGTGAATACACG GCTTTGCTTAAAAAGTTTCATCCACCAAGACCTGATTGGTACGAGGAGTTCTATGCTTCGGTTATGAATTCAGCTACTAAGGATTATGAAGCTGAG GTTGCAATGTACAAGTCTCAAATCTTCGGTAACTTGAAGGGGAAGGGTCTAAGAATATTGGAGATTGGCATCGGAACCGGTCCCAACCTCTGTTATTATGCCAGTGGCTCTGGTGTTGAGGTCGTTGGTATTGATCCAAACCCGAAGATGGAAAAATATGCTCGGTCCTCGGCTGCGTCGGCTGGATTGCCTACTTCAAATTTTGAGTTTATACAAGCT GTTGGCGAGGCTATACCATTAAGTGATGCTTCTGTTGATGCAGTTGTTGGAACACTTGTCTTGTGTTCTGTTAAAGATGTTGATATGACACTGAAAG ATGGAACTTTTCTCAAATTTATGCAGAGAGTTCTTGATCCTCTGCAACAGACACTTGCAGATGGGTGCCACCTTTCTAGGGAAACCGGAAACGATATATCCAGGGCCGGATTTTCAAGTGTTGAGCTCAACACGGCATTCTTGTCTAGTGCTACATTTATAAATCCCCATGCATATGGAATAGCTTACAAGTAG
- the LOC114386680 gene encoding methyltransferase-like protein 7A isoform X2 produces MNLHCASLAATISSVCSINEATHKSRTLQKRVNSDAPIKLSTEFLSHDSLEPTTKPCFCGRRHFIEAATLGTTLFPIQPSRATNPPREYTALLKKFHPPRPDWYEEFYASVMNSATKDYEAEVAMYKSQIFGNLKGKGLRILEIGIGTGPNLCYYASGSGVEVVGIDPNPKMEKYARSSAASAGLPTSNFEFIQAVGEAIPLSDASVDAVVGTLVLCSVKDVDMTLKVRRVLRPGGLYVFVEHVAAKDGTFLKFMQRVLDPLQQTLADGCHLSRETGNDISRAGFSSVELNTAFLSSATFINPHAYGIAYK; encoded by the exons ATGAATCTTCATTGTGCTTCTCTTGCTGCAACGATATCTTCCGTTTGCTCCATCAATGAAGCCACACACAAGTCTCGCACGCTTCAGAAGCGAGTCAACTCGGACGCGCCAATCAAACTCAGCACCGAGTTTCTCTCCCATGACTCGCTGGAACCCACCACCAAACCATGCTTCTGTGGAAGAAGACACTTCATTGAAGCTGCAACACTGGGAACTACCCTATTTCCAATACAACCCTCCAGAGCCACCAACCCACCACGTGAATACACG GCTTTGCTTAAAAAGTTTCATCCACCAAGACCTGATTGGTACGAGGAGTTCTATGCTTCGGTTATGAATTCAGCTACTAAGGATTATGAAGCTGAG GTTGCAATGTACAAGTCTCAAATCTTCGGTAACTTGAAGGGGAAGGGTCTAAGAATATTGGAGATTGGCATCGGAACCGGTCCCAACCTCTGTTATTATGCCAGTGGCTCTGGTGTTGAGGTCGTTGGTATTGATCCAAACCCGAAGATGGAAAAATATGCTCGGTCCTCGGCTGCGTCGGCTGGATTGCCTACTTCAAATTTTGAGTTTATACAAGCT GTTGGCGAGGCTATACCATTAAGTGATGCTTCTGTTGATGCAGTTGTTGGAACACTTGTCTTGTGTTCTGTTAAAGATGTTGATATGACACTGAAAG TGAGGAGGGTGCTGCGACCTGGTGGACTATATGTGTTTGTAGAACATGTGGCTGCGAAAG ATGGAACTTTTCTCAAATTTATGCAGAGAGTTCTTGATCCTCTGCAACAGACACTTGCAGATGGGTGCCACCTTTCTAGGGAAACCGGAAACGATATATCCAGGGCCGGATTTTCAAGTGTTGAGCTCAACACGGCATTCTTGTCTAGTGCTACATTTATAAATCCCCATGCATATGGAATAGCTTACAAGTAG
- the LOC114386701 gene encoding uncharacterized protein LOC114386701 — translation MKLLKLYIKSGNAIEILVQLSVFSFESCRLPVNRLLLCIHQIQSFSRYEGAMSEAKVQDLKKEEEVADDSPKNEVDSGKSVDDLKDSDNYKSDGNAMPSSHQEEAAVKKKYGGVLPKKPPLISKDHERAYFDSADWALGKQGAQKPKGPLEALRPKLQPTQQHARSRRSAYAPADDNEVDGCSSDSSAEHQSATEEVGGDKSDTAQDQSCH, via the exons atgaaattattgaaGCTATATATAAAAAGTGGGAACGCAATAGAGATTCTTGTGCAGCTATCGGTATTTTCATTTGAGAGTTGCAGGTTGCCAGTTAATCGTCTTCTTCTCTGCATCCATCAGATCCAAAGTTTCTCGCGATACG AGGGAGCAATGTCAGAGGCTAAGGTTCAGGATTTGAAGAAGGAAGAGGAGGTTGCTGATGATTCTCCTAAGAACGAAGTTGACAGTGGAAAATCTGTGGATGATCTGAAAGATTCGGATAACTATAAAAGCGATGGAAACGCCATGCCCTCATCCCATCAGGAG gaagcagctgttaaGAAAAAGTATGGAGGGGTGTTGCCAAAGAAGCCTCCACTAATATCCAAG gaTCATGAACGTGCTTACTTTGACTCTGCTGATTGGGCTTTGGGGAAG CAAGGAGCACAAAAGCCTAAAGGACCACTTGAAGCACTCCGCCCAAAGTTGCAG CCAACACAACAACATGCTCGTTCAAGACGCTCAGCTTATGCTCCAGCAGATGATAATGAAG TTGATGGCTGCAGCAGTGATTCATCAGCAGAGCATCAGAGTGCCACTGAAGAAGTTGGTGGTGATAAAAGTGATACTGCTCAGGACCAGAGCTGCCATTAG
- the LOC114386680 gene encoding methyltransferase-like protein 7A isoform X1 → MNLHCASLAATISSVCSINEATHKSRTLQKRVNSDAPIKLSTEFLSHDSLEPTTKPCFCGRRHFIEAATLGTTLFPIQPSRATNPPREYTALLKKFHPPRPDWYEEFYASVMNSATKDYEAEVAMYKSQIFGNLKGKGLRILEIGIGTGPNLCYYASGSGVEVVGIDPNPKMEKYARSSAASAGLPTSNFEFIQAVGEAIPLSDASVDAVVGTLVLCSVKDVDMTLKEVRRVLRPGGLYVFVEHVAAKDGTFLKFMQRVLDPLQQTLADGCHLSRETGNDISRAGFSSVELNTAFLSSATFINPHAYGIAYK, encoded by the exons ATGAATCTTCATTGTGCTTCTCTTGCTGCAACGATATCTTCCGTTTGCTCCATCAATGAAGCCACACACAAGTCTCGCACGCTTCAGAAGCGAGTCAACTCGGACGCGCCAATCAAACTCAGCACCGAGTTTCTCTCCCATGACTCGCTGGAACCCACCACCAAACCATGCTTCTGTGGAAGAAGACACTTCATTGAAGCTGCAACACTGGGAACTACCCTATTTCCAATACAACCCTCCAGAGCCACCAACCCACCACGTGAATACACG GCTTTGCTTAAAAAGTTTCATCCACCAAGACCTGATTGGTACGAGGAGTTCTATGCTTCGGTTATGAATTCAGCTACTAAGGATTATGAAGCTGAG GTTGCAATGTACAAGTCTCAAATCTTCGGTAACTTGAAGGGGAAGGGTCTAAGAATATTGGAGATTGGCATCGGAACCGGTCCCAACCTCTGTTATTATGCCAGTGGCTCTGGTGTTGAGGTCGTTGGTATTGATCCAAACCCGAAGATGGAAAAATATGCTCGGTCCTCGGCTGCGTCGGCTGGATTGCCTACTTCAAATTTTGAGTTTATACAAGCT GTTGGCGAGGCTATACCATTAAGTGATGCTTCTGTTGATGCAGTTGTTGGAACACTTGTCTTGTGTTCTGTTAAAGATGTTGATATGACACTGAAAG AAGTGAGGAGGGTGCTGCGACCTGGTGGACTATATGTGTTTGTAGAACATGTGGCTGCGAAAG ATGGAACTTTTCTCAAATTTATGCAGAGAGTTCTTGATCCTCTGCAACAGACACTTGCAGATGGGTGCCACCTTTCTAGGGAAACCGGAAACGATATATCCAGGGCCGGATTTTCAAGTGTTGAGCTCAACACGGCATTCTTGTCTAGTGCTACATTTATAAATCCCCATGCATATGGAATAGCTTACAAGTAG